One Aphidius gifuensis isolate YNYX2018 linkage group LG3, ASM1490517v1, whole genome shotgun sequence DNA window includes the following coding sequences:
- the LOC122851917 gene encoding tetraspanin-2A, translated as MNIMRKGSEAARLENSIGTIKYVIFCLSAILWLLGACMFGFSIWLRLEPGFQEWVAWLEIEKFYVGIYILMFAAMFVMIIAFVGCAAALMEHVTALYIHIGLQGFCFLLGIIGSAILLDFSTYDSQIQPIVRRSMYALISNSYQDQPAYILRMVQENIGCCGADGPMDYLDFMKPLPTECRDTVTGNAFFHGCVEELTWFLEGRASWLAGLALSLCMLHVIQAVLSLTLIQAKQKENEAAIFKR; from the exons atgaaCATAATGAGGAAAGGTTCAGAGGCAGCCAGACTAGAAAATAGCATTGGTACAATAAAGTacgtaattttttgtttaagcgCCATTCTATGG ttaCTTGGTGCATGTATGTTTGGATTTTCAATTTGGCTAAGACTTGAACCAGGTTTTCAAGAATGGGTTGCATGGcttgaaatagaaaaattttacgtTGGGATATATATCCTCATGTTTGCAGCAATGTTTGTGATGATTATTGCATTTGTTGGTTGTGCTGCTGCACTAATGGAACATGTTACGGCTTTATACATT CATATCGGACTTCAAGGATTCTGTTTTCTTCTGGGTATTATTGGATCAGCTATTCTCTTAGATTTTTCGACTTATGACAGTCAAATTCAACCGATTGTTCGTAGATCGATGTACGCGCTTATTTCAAATTCATATCAAGATCAGCCTGCGTATATTCTTCGAATGGTGCAGGAAAAC ATTGGTTGTTGTGGAGCTGATGGACCAATGGACTATTTAGATTTTATGAAACCTTTGCCAACTGAATGTCGTGATACTGTAACTGGAAATGCATTTTTTCATGGTTGCGTCGAAGAGTTGACATGGTTTCTTGAAGGAAGAGCCAGCTGGCTTGCTGGACTTGCTTTATCTCTTTGCATGTTACAT GTGATCCAGGCAGTCCTGTCACTAACTCTTATTCAagcaaaacaaaaagaaaacgaAGCTGCGATATTTAAACGTTAG